From Echinicola soli, a single genomic window includes:
- a CDS encoding HAD family hydrolase → MKIDKNVDFFVFDLGGVIIDLDIPFTVNQLGKLLNTNNNTPPMDFMAHPVHHAFEKGEISDVIFRNEIRKTFRKEWSDQEIDDIWNGMLISIPQQKIKLLKELRKTHPVFMLSNTNSIHFKKVEEILLADTGEKGFSGLFDHLFLSHEMGCRKPDAIIYEKVLEKIGLPAEKGVFFDDTAPNLVGAEKVGLRTVHINHPNALMDYFRDVH, encoded by the coding sequence ATGAAAATAGATAAAAACGTCGATTTTTTTGTATTTGACCTTGGTGGTGTCATCATTGATTTGGACATCCCCTTTACCGTCAACCAATTAGGAAAGTTACTGAATACGAATAACAACACTCCTCCGATGGACTTCATGGCACACCCTGTCCATCATGCTTTTGAGAAGGGTGAGATAAGCGATGTTATCTTTAGGAATGAAATCAGAAAGACTTTTAGGAAAGAGTGGTCTGACCAGGAAATAGATGATATCTGGAACGGTATGCTTATCAGCATCCCGCAACAGAAGATCAAACTCCTCAAGGAACTCAGAAAAACACATCCTGTATTTATGCTCTCCAATACCAACAGCATCCATTTCAAAAAAGTAGAGGAGATCCTACTGGCAGATACTGGTGAGAAAGGCTTTTCAGGGCTTTTTGATCACCTGTTTTTAAGCCACGAAATGGGCTGTCGAAAACCAGATGCCATTATTTATGAAAAAGTATTGGAAAAAATAGGCTTGCCTGCAGAAAAAGGCGTATTTTTCGATGATACGGCCCCTAACTTGGTAGGCGCTGAAAAGGTAGGGCTACGCACGGTCCATATCAATCACCCAAATGCGTTAATGGATTACTTTAGGGATGTACACTAA
- a CDS encoding glycoside hydrolase family 16 protein — protein MGVLFFLFSLLGCNPDISSFEEGLLNEQEWELIFQDEFNDTEYNEDYWTSYQTQPWSSAWNMYVVPEDRSLAEVKEGKLHIRTRWNEETDLPETGAIQTKNKFSFTYGKLEVSAKFSRMGQGAWPAIWMLPQNPVYSGWPGAGEIDVMEHLNRETKVYQVIHQSKSEGVKLSPTPEKTTSVNAQDYNTYGIIKSPDKIEFYVNGVKTMTHEKGGDNAEMWPFETDFYIILNHACADKGQSGTNFWPGLVTSTEDFPYEMTIDYVKVWKKIE, from the coding sequence ATGGGTGTACTGTTCTTCCTTTTTTCACTTCTAGGCTGTAACCCGGATATCTCGAGTTTTGAGGAGGGGCTATTAAATGAACAGGAGTGGGAACTCATCTTTCAAGATGAATTCAACGACACTGAATATAATGAAGATTATTGGACCAGTTACCAGACACAGCCATGGTCTTCAGCTTGGAATATGTACGTGGTACCGGAAGATAGAAGCCTTGCGGAAGTCAAAGAAGGTAAACTTCACATTAGAACCAGGTGGAATGAGGAGACAGATTTACCCGAAACAGGTGCTATCCAAACAAAAAATAAGTTCAGTTTTACCTATGGTAAGCTTGAGGTTAGTGCAAAATTCAGCAGAATGGGGCAAGGGGCCTGGCCGGCCATTTGGATGTTGCCCCAAAACCCGGTTTATTCCGGTTGGCCGGGTGCAGGAGAGATCGATGTCATGGAACACTTGAATCGTGAAACAAAAGTCTATCAGGTAATTCACCAATCAAAATCAGAGGGGGTAAAGTTAAGTCCCACACCAGAAAAGACAACGTCGGTGAATGCACAGGATTATAATACCTACGGAATTATAAAATCACCTGATAAGATTGAATTTTATGTGAACGGAGTAAAAACGATGACCCATGAAAAAGGTGGAGACAATGCCGAAATGTGGCCTTTTGAAACTGATTTTTATATTATCCTTAATCATGCTTGTGCCGATAAGGGGCAGTCTGGGACGAATTTCTGGCCTGGTTTAGTTACCTCAACAGAAGATTTTCCTTATGAAATGACCATTGACTATGTAAAAGTATGGAAAAAAATTGAGTGA
- a CDS encoding RagB/SusD family nutrient uptake outer membrane protein, whose protein sequence is MAYKNITRALLVLSLIVCSCNPDYLDVSDELAGELTMEEVFSSPENSRKFHRNIFSGIPISSRMIVETDGLDNPWPGWTDELKFSFGSLYNGTVNGFSAENMPNHRWHELYKLIRQANLFMENAVVIPKSGQADFINKQEMAEMMAQARFLRAYYHYLLFELYGPIPIMDASVDPLSPDLDFARNSVDEVVDYVVSEMSEVDDLLSDRETNENFLSLPTKGVALAVKAKILVYAASPLYNGGYDEALDLTNPEDGKRLFPDRDPDKWNRALDAIQEFIDFAESGYYRLYKEYDSNGEYDPHSSLYNLFMKYNDEVIWATPNQGYGSVDYYKDFENRVTPRSEGGAFTSNGVTQELVDDFFMVDGLSIEESPLYSETGFSAPGEDMSGQATPGTYRMWINREPRFYQTVFYQGRKWHISNNVIKFHKGSANDFTSHHSLTGYLLYKRASRSIHAEGNNPKSEYRPSFIFRLAEFYLLYAEVLNEVNPSDPRIIEYIDKVRERAGIPLLADIKPEIAGDQEAQRAAVRREMRVELCTEGQRYFDVRRWMIAESPGSMQGGPSHGMDMYAEIEENFYTRTAYEKRHWDKNMYLHPIPLNEIQKSEKLVQNPGW, encoded by the coding sequence ATGGCATATAAAAATATTACAAGAGCATTATTGGTACTTTCCCTGATTGTATGTTCATGTAACCCGGATTACCTGGATGTATCTGATGAACTTGCGGGAGAGCTGACCATGGAAGAGGTCTTCAGCAGCCCAGAGAACAGTAGAAAATTCCACAGAAATATATTTTCCGGGATACCCATAAGCTCCAGGATGATTGTCGAGACCGATGGTCTTGATAATCCTTGGCCAGGGTGGACGGATGAGCTAAAGTTTAGTTTTGGGTCTTTGTATAATGGCACCGTTAACGGATTTAGTGCGGAGAATATGCCAAACCATAGATGGCATGAGTTGTACAAGCTAATCAGGCAGGCGAATCTGTTTATGGAAAATGCCGTGGTCATTCCCAAAAGTGGGCAGGCGGATTTTATCAATAAGCAGGAAATGGCAGAAATGATGGCGCAGGCTCGTTTCCTGAGAGCATATTACCATTATTTGCTTTTTGAGCTATATGGCCCCATTCCCATTATGGATGCTTCGGTAGATCCTTTGTCTCCAGACTTGGATTTTGCCAGGAATTCCGTGGACGAGGTAGTAGACTATGTGGTCAGTGAAATGTCGGAAGTTGACGACCTGCTGAGTGATAGAGAAACAAACGAAAATTTTCTTTCCCTGCCCACCAAGGGGGTCGCTTTGGCGGTAAAGGCCAAGATTTTGGTCTATGCAGCCAGTCCTTTGTATAACGGGGGGTATGATGAAGCACTAGATCTGACCAATCCTGAAGATGGGAAAAGACTGTTTCCCGACCGGGATCCAGATAAATGGAACAGGGCATTGGATGCCATACAGGAATTTATAGACTTTGCCGAATCAGGTTATTATAGACTGTACAAGGAATATGACAGTAATGGCGAATATGATCCGCATAGCTCTCTTTATAATCTTTTCATGAAGTATAATGATGAGGTGATCTGGGCCACTCCAAATCAAGGGTACGGATCAGTTGATTACTATAAAGATTTTGAGAACCGGGTGACTCCCAGATCCGAAGGGGGGGCTTTTACGAGTAATGGTGTGACGCAGGAATTAGTGGATGATTTCTTTATGGTGGATGGACTGAGCATCGAAGAATCGCCATTGTATAGCGAGACTGGATTCTCAGCACCCGGAGAGGATATGAGTGGCCAGGCAACGCCCGGAACCTATAGGATGTGGATCAACAGGGAACCGAGGTTTTATCAGACGGTGTTTTACCAGGGAAGGAAATGGCATATCAGCAATAATGTCATAAAATTCCATAAAGGATCTGCAAATGACTTTACTTCACATCATTCACTTACAGGATACTTGTTGTATAAAAGAGCCAGCCGTTCAATCCATGCTGAAGGGAATAATCCAAAATCGGAATACAGGCCTTCGTTTATCTTCAGACTAGCCGAATTCTACCTACTGTATGCAGAGGTGCTGAATGAAGTGAATCCTTCGGATCCCCGGATCATTGAGTATATAGACAAAGTCCGGGAAAGGGCAGGTATTCCTTTATTGGCCGATATCAAACCGGAAATTGCGGGCGACCAGGAGGCTCAGCGAGCTGCCGTAAGACGGGAAATGCGCGTGGAGCTCTGTACAGAAGGGCAGCGGTATTTTGATGTAAGAAGGTGGATGATCGCCGAATCCCCTGGCTCCATGCAGGGTGGCCCTTCTCATGGAATGGACATGTATGCAGAAATAGAAGAAAATTTCTATACAAGGACGGCATATGAGAAACGGCATTGGGATAAAAATATGTATTTGCACCCGATTCCCCTTAATGAGATTCAAAAGAGTGAAAAACTCGTGCAAAATCCAGGCTGGTAA
- a CDS encoding site-2 protease family protein, with product MYTKKEYLRHTLLFVLTFICTTLAGGEWLFGRSVISSEMPLTWEYFVQSMAFSIPFIGILLIHELGHLFTSIRHNVKASLPYFIPFWFGFIGAPSIGTMGAVIRMKAFVNSRRKFFDIGVAGPLAGFVVALAVLFYGFTHLPEADYIYEIHPEYLDPDYSHDQEGVLNIELGQNLLFYGMEKALADPDKMPNMKEVIHYPYLFAGYLALFFTALNLLPIGQLDGGHIIFGLFPKHHKQISHVFYIAFIFFAGLGVVNPHLDPTYLLIAIPVYIGFIYICFQKSAFKTQTKLAIAVTIVTVQYTLLNFFPDLKGYEGWLLYAFILGRVLGLEHPPVQDGTRLNKGRKILAWLAIIIFLICFTPKPFMIS from the coding sequence ATGTACACTAAAAAAGAGTACTTACGACATACCTTATTATTCGTCCTGACCTTCATTTGCACTACATTGGCAGGTGGGGAATGGCTCTTTGGTAGAAGCGTTATTTCCAGTGAAATGCCGCTGACCTGGGAGTACTTTGTCCAATCCATGGCCTTCTCGATTCCATTTATCGGCATTCTGCTTATCCATGAGCTTGGACACCTGTTTACCTCCATCAGACATAATGTAAAGGCCTCATTGCCTTATTTTATACCTTTCTGGTTTGGTTTTATAGGAGCACCATCCATTGGTACGATGGGTGCCGTCATTAGAATGAAAGCTTTCGTCAATAGTAGACGGAAGTTTTTTGACATTGGGGTGGCTGGTCCCCTGGCAGGATTTGTGGTGGCACTAGCAGTATTGTTTTATGGCTTTACCCACCTTCCTGAGGCCGATTATATTTATGAAATCCATCCTGAGTATTTGGATCCTGATTACTCTCATGACCAAGAAGGTGTTTTGAATATCGAACTTGGCCAAAACCTCCTTTTTTATGGCATGGAAAAAGCCCTCGCTGATCCGGACAAAATGCCCAATATGAAGGAAGTCATTCATTATCCCTATTTATTTGCAGGCTATCTTGCCTTGTTCTTTACTGCCCTAAACCTCCTTCCCATTGGTCAGCTGGATGGCGGGCATATTATTTTCGGCCTATTCCCAAAGCACCATAAGCAGATCTCACACGTGTTTTATATCGCCTTTATTTTCTTTGCAGGATTGGGAGTAGTAAATCCTCACCTGGATCCCACCTACCTGCTCATCGCAATACCGGTATATATCGGCTTTATATATATCTGCTTTCAAAAATCGGCATTCAAAACACAAACAAAATTGGCCATCGCTGTCACCATTGTCACCGTTCAATATACATTATTAAACTTTTTTCCTGATCTGAAAGGATACGAAGGATGGTTATTGTACGCTTTCATTTTGGGCAGGGTCTTGGGACTGGAGCATCCTCCTGTACAAGATGGCACCCGGCTGAATAAAGGCAGAAAAATCCTTGCTTGGCTGGCGATCATTATTTTCCTGATTTGCTTTACACCAAAACCATTTATGATCTCCTAA
- a CDS encoding FecR domain-containing protein codes for MDNEVFKISELIFKFLEKNLTKDEEDELRRLLKKKKYAGLLDRYNDIDKIREELDFMQRFDADKIWEQIRKSRHVPWWKSKEIYKYAAFFLLPFLIFAILFSYLSKDTLPDASGTDQELKNQVVLTVADGSQVLLGEKAVEMTLQEGAGLEGYRDSLVYWSDKPFDQQANHTIQVPGMRTVKITLADGTIAWINARSKLTYPAVFGSGTREVSLEGEAYFDVNHDPDRPFIVRTGQASMEVLGTSFNVKSYEGKTVTTLLNGRVEMETDQGNIMLAPGEGAQTEGGSLKKLPLHDSEMAVAWKNGYFLFDKSDFGQALKEVCRWYGLKLMHPVGDGFREITVSGKVSRKTPVDEMLLIMEDVSGVSLIRSGDNLEIIKN; via the coding sequence ATGGACAATGAAGTTTTTAAGATATCGGAATTAATATTCAAATTCCTGGAAAAAAATCTCACCAAAGACGAGGAAGATGAGTTAAGACGACTTTTGAAGAAAAAAAAGTATGCCGGCTTACTGGATCGGTATAATGATATAGATAAGATACGGGAGGAACTTGATTTTATGCAGCGTTTTGATGCCGACAAGATTTGGGAACAAATCAGAAAAAGCCGGCATGTGCCATGGTGGAAGAGCAAAGAAATATATAAATACGCCGCATTTTTTTTACTGCCCTTTTTAATTTTCGCCATCCTGTTCTCCTATTTGTCGAAAGACACTTTACCGGATGCCTCTGGTACAGACCAGGAATTAAAAAACCAGGTAGTCCTGACAGTGGCCGATGGAAGTCAGGTTTTATTGGGGGAAAAGGCTGTAGAGATGACCTTACAGGAAGGGGCTGGGCTGGAAGGCTACAGGGATTCGCTGGTTTACTGGTCCGATAAACCGTTTGATCAACAGGCCAATCATACGATTCAGGTTCCGGGAATGCGGACTGTCAAAATCACCTTGGCTGATGGTACCATTGCTTGGATCAATGCCCGCTCCAAACTGACCTATCCGGCTGTTTTTGGATCCGGAACGAGGGAGGTCAGCCTTGAAGGGGAAGCCTATTTTGACGTAAATCACGATCCAGACCGGCCTTTTATTGTCAGGACCGGGCAGGCATCCATGGAAGTACTGGGCACTTCATTTAACGTAAAGTCCTATGAAGGAAAAACCGTGACAACCCTGCTCAATGGCCGTGTGGAAATGGAAACCGACCAAGGAAACATCATGCTCGCACCCGGTGAAGGGGCACAGACCGAAGGTGGTTCCCTGAAAAAACTGCCCTTACATGATTCGGAAATGGCAGTTGCCTGGAAAAACGGATATTTTTTGTTTGATAAAAGTGATTTTGGCCAGGCACTGAAGGAAGTATGCCGCTGGTACGGACTGAAACTAATGCACCCAGTAGGCGACGGGTTTAGGGAAATTACCGTCTCTGGCAAGGTCAGCAGGAAGACCCCTGTTGATGAAATGCTGTTGATCATGGAAGATGTCAGTGGTGTAAGTCTTATACGATCAGGAGATAACCTGGAGATCATAAAAAACTGA
- a CDS encoding RNA polymerase sigma-70 factor has protein sequence MNIVDIKKGRKEEQIFKKYYARLCAYAHSFLKDPQDAEDIVQDAFRVYLEKSSVVCDDQYAVKSFLYTAVKNACLNKFRNKKIQEEHKKYLKGNTITSPLGLENIIHAEVMGKLHEAINTLPHGCKMVIRLGYLEGLKNNQVAEVLNVSVNTVKTQKKRGLMLLKQKMGNQAILLLLLLGGQ, from the coding sequence ATGAATATCGTGGATATAAAAAAAGGGAGAAAGGAGGAACAGATATTTAAGAAATATTATGCCCGATTGTGTGCTTATGCCCATAGTTTTTTAAAGGATCCCCAGGACGCGGAAGATATCGTACAAGATGCTTTTCGGGTTTATTTGGAAAAATCAAGCGTGGTCTGTGATGACCAATATGCTGTTAAATCTTTTCTGTACACCGCAGTAAAAAATGCTTGTTTGAATAAATTTAGAAATAAGAAAATACAGGAAGAACACAAGAAATACCTTAAAGGAAATACCATCACCTCACCGCTAGGGCTGGAAAATATCATCCATGCAGAGGTTATGGGCAAATTACATGAAGCCATTAATACCTTGCCCCATGGCTGTAAAATGGTCATCCGTTTAGGGTATCTGGAAGGGTTAAAAAACAACCAGGTAGCTGAAGTACTGAATGTCTCTGTTAATACGGTAAAGACACAAAAAAAACGGGGATTAATGCTGTTAAAACAAAAAATGGGCAATCAGGCAATTTTGTTATTGCTACTATTGGGAGGGCAATAG
- a CDS encoding BT_3987 domain-containing protein: MNKRKLNRIYAGLLGLLVVLGSGCGNEEEQRPELNGVYMTPTSPSIVEKKEIILGKGNFAKVDLAVALYQIADEDVKVTIAQNNSLVKAYNEKHGTDYLEIPEEYIQFSTKSPVIEKGKMASSPIELNINSESLLFATSYMLPLEIMSVEGGNIQMNKSMNIKYYNIQGGPPPNIAVGKPTSQKSTAHGGISSRAVDGNTNGFWANGSITHTGTRDQDWWEVDLEEISPLITTIKLYNRMDGGPSTRLSDFHVFVSDVPFESTVLSETMAQEGVFDYFFEGPAGEVTEIPVDRTGRYIRVQLEGRTEPLSLAEVEVLAL, translated from the coding sequence ATGAATAAACGAAAATTAAATAGAATATATGCAGGATTGCTCGGACTGCTGGTGGTGTTGGGTTCAGGTTGTGGAAATGAAGAAGAGCAAAGGCCTGAACTCAATGGGGTATACATGACCCCCACTTCTCCGTCTATTGTAGAGAAAAAAGAAATTATCCTTGGGAAGGGTAATTTCGCTAAAGTCGACTTAGCTGTCGCACTGTACCAGATTGCTGATGAGGATGTTAAGGTGACCATAGCGCAGAATAATAGCTTGGTGAAAGCCTATAACGAAAAGCATGGTACTGATTATTTGGAAATACCGGAGGAATATATTCAGTTCAGCACCAAAAGTCCTGTGATCGAGAAAGGGAAAATGGCCTCGTCACCCATTGAGCTCAATATCAATTCCGAGTCATTGTTGTTCGCCACATCTTATATGCTTCCGCTGGAAATAATGTCAGTGGAAGGAGGAAACATACAAATGAACAAATCCATGAATATCAAATATTATAATATCCAAGGAGGACCGCCACCAAATATAGCCGTTGGCAAACCTACTTCCCAAAAGAGTACCGCACATGGAGGTATCAGCTCACGGGCTGTAGATGGTAATACCAATGGTTTTTGGGCTAATGGATCCATCACTCATACCGGTACTCGTGATCAAGATTGGTGGGAAGTGGACTTGGAAGAAATTTCACCCTTGATTACCACGATTAAACTGTATAATCGAATGGACGGTGGCCCTTCGACGAGGTTGAGCGATTTTCACGTATTTGTTTCCGATGTACCATTTGAATCGACTGTCTTGTCAGAGACCATGGCTCAGGAAGGAGTATTCGACTACTTTTTCGAAGGCCCAGCCGGTGAAGTGACTGAAATACCAGTTGACAGGACCGGAAGGTATATAAGGGTCCAGTTGGAAGGAAGGACTGAACCGCTTTCCCTGGCAGAGGTAGAAGTTTTGGCGCTTTAA
- a CDS encoding TonB-dependent receptor: MKLLFFFLTVIQFSVFGFTDAQQITLNEKNTPIKTVLEKATMQSGYSFLFNEKVFNAAENVNIEVTNADIDTFLTHLLKGRNLDYRRRGETVTIVLADEDVRTKKDIARTVTGVVKDANGVTIPGANVLEVGTTNGVATGIDGKFSIELITSQPSLRVTFVGYVAQEVDVTNNDYYEIIMEEDSEALEEVVVVGFGTQKKESLVSSVSTIKGEELRFPTRSLSNNLAGQVPGLIAVQRSGEPGYDNSEFWIRGISSFAGGTSPLVLVDGIPRDMNDIEPDEIETFTLLKDAAATAIYGAEGANGVVIITSKRGKNQKTQITYRGEYSVLQPTRLPEFLGSVDVMRLYNEGLTNEGQQPDYSDELIARYASGQDPDLYPNSNWMDLLRKTTNNTRHTLNFRGGGEKARYFVSGAYFSESGIFKSNPLADYDNNVGLKRYNLRSNVDIDVTPSTLLTVDLSGQYLETHYPGYKLAISNGSGVTELLKRITISSPHLVPMIYSDGTLASHPTPSSNRVNPYNLLMESGYENEWRSSLQSRVTLEQKLDIITKGLKIRGVVSYDSESKFISRRAKVPAQYRATGRDINGDLTFEQLINEEPFADPYESNLGSKNIYLETSLNYSRNFNEKHAVGGMFLYYQKERQVHNQALAYRKQAYIGRGTYIFDKRYSIEANFGITGSETFAKGYRYGFFPAVGVAWIVENEPFFTGMRDIVSGLKIRASIGRTGNDNTGGDRFLYRGTFTGGAGYPLGIGGTGALNNLGGFVEGRFEAPGLSWEIEEKRNVGIDLGLFEDRITFQADYFDNFRYNILLQRRTVGGAVGFREAPWQNYGKVSNKGIDASLQAREYFGEVRVGIRANFTFAKNKILEYDEVEQPHPWMNITGTSLRTNRLPIAERLYTEDDFDVTMEGGEAVYTLKEGLATSAWSSNLMPGDIKFMDLNGDGRFDNLDKKRGSGYPEVPEIIYGAGFNVEYQNFYINVFVQGAARATTILGADNNEGFFPFTWGVDESNVRKEALDRWTVENPSQDVMFPRMHPSAYWHNNQPSTWWQRSGAFVRLKNVELGYQFKKSLLNKIGVTTGRVYLMGNNIYVWDDIKMWDPEIGDQNAGLNYPVPRAFTFGLEFTL; the protein is encoded by the coding sequence ATGAAGCTCCTCTTCTTTTTCTTGACTGTGATCCAGTTTAGTGTCTTCGGATTTACCGATGCACAACAGATTACGTTAAATGAGAAAAACACCCCCATAAAAACGGTGCTTGAAAAAGCCACAATGCAGAGCGGTTACAGTTTTCTTTTTAACGAAAAGGTATTCAATGCTGCCGAAAATGTAAATATCGAAGTCACCAATGCGGATATCGATACTTTTTTGACCCACCTGCTGAAAGGGAGAAATCTTGACTATCGCCGGAGGGGGGAGACCGTAACGATCGTTCTGGCAGATGAGGATGTCCGGACCAAAAAGGACATTGCCAGAACCGTAACTGGGGTGGTCAAGGATGCCAATGGAGTGACCATACCCGGAGCCAATGTGTTGGAAGTGGGAACCACCAATGGGGTTGCTACTGGTATTGACGGTAAGTTCAGTATAGAGCTGATTACCAGCCAGCCCAGCCTCCGGGTGACCTTTGTGGGCTATGTGGCACAGGAAGTGGATGTCACCAATAATGACTATTATGAAATCATCATGGAGGAGGATTCTGAAGCGCTGGAGGAAGTAGTGGTCGTGGGTTTTGGTACCCAGAAGAAGGAAAGCCTTGTCAGTTCGGTCAGTACAATTAAAGGAGAAGAGCTCAGGTTTCCGACAAGGAGTTTGTCCAATAACCTTGCGGGACAGGTTCCGGGGCTTATAGCTGTACAGCGCTCCGGGGAACCGGGCTATGACAATTCCGAGTTTTGGATCAGGGGGATCAGTTCATTTGCCGGTGGAACCAGTCCTTTGGTACTGGTCGATGGCATTCCCAGAGACATGAACGATATAGAGCCGGATGAGATAGAAACCTTTACACTGTTAAAGGATGCTGCGGCCACCGCGATTTATGGTGCAGAGGGTGCCAACGGCGTAGTGATCATCACGTCCAAACGTGGCAAGAACCAAAAGACACAGATCACTTACCGTGGGGAATACAGTGTGCTGCAACCTACCCGTTTGCCCGAGTTTTTGGGTTCGGTGGACGTTATGAGATTATACAATGAGGGCTTGACGAATGAAGGGCAGCAGCCTGACTACAGTGATGAACTTATCGCCCGGTACGCTTCCGGACAGGACCCCGACCTCTATCCGAATTCAAATTGGATGGATTTGTTGAGGAAGACCACGAACAATACCCGACACACCTTGAATTTCAGGGGTGGAGGAGAAAAGGCCAGGTATTTTGTCTCCGGAGCCTATTTTTCGGAAAGCGGTATTTTTAAGTCCAATCCCCTGGCCGATTACGACAACAATGTCGGCCTAAAGCGGTACAACCTGCGGAGCAATGTGGATATTGATGTAACCCCTAGTACTTTACTGACGGTGGACCTGAGCGGGCAGTACCTTGAAACACACTATCCCGGATATAAGTTAGCAATAAGTAATGGAAGTGGGGTTACCGAGCTGCTAAAGCGGATAACGATTTCTTCCCCCCACCTGGTTCCGATGATCTACAGCGATGGCACATTAGCCTCCCATCCCACTCCGTCTTCCAACAGGGTAAACCCCTACAATCTGCTAATGGAATCCGGTTATGAAAATGAGTGGAGGAGTAGTCTTCAGTCGAGGGTTACCCTGGAGCAAAAGCTGGATATTATCACCAAGGGACTGAAGATCAGGGGAGTGGTCAGTTACGATTCAGAGTCGAAATTCATTTCACGAAGGGCTAAAGTACCGGCACAGTACAGGGCGACGGGAAGGGATATCAACGGTGACCTGACCTTTGAGCAGCTCATCAACGAAGAGCCCTTTGCAGACCCGTACGAGAGCAACCTCGGCAGTAAGAATATCTACCTGGAGACGTCCCTGAACTATAGCCGTAATTTCAACGAAAAACATGCTGTGGGCGGTATGTTCTTGTATTATCAAAAAGAACGGCAAGTACATAACCAAGCCCTGGCCTACAGAAAGCAGGCCTACATCGGGAGAGGAACCTACATATTTGATAAAAGGTACTCTATAGAGGCCAATTTTGGGATTACCGGAAGTGAGACCTTCGCTAAAGGTTACCGCTATGGTTTTTTTCCAGCGGTAGGGGTTGCCTGGATTGTGGAAAATGAACCTTTTTTTACAGGGATGAGGGATATCGTCTCCGGACTTAAAATAAGAGCATCGATCGGAAGGACAGGAAATGATAATACGGGTGGTGATCGATTTTTATACAGAGGGACATTTACCGGTGGAGCTGGATACCCTTTGGGGATTGGCGGAACTGGTGCGCTGAATAACCTGGGTGGTTTTGTAGAGGGTCGGTTTGAGGCACCTGGACTGAGCTGGGAGATCGAAGAAAAACGGAATGTAGGAATAGATTTGGGGCTGTTTGAAGACCGCATTACATTTCAGGCAGATTACTTTGACAATTTTCGGTATAATATTCTTCTCCAGCGAAGGACCGTTGGAGGAGCTGTAGGATTCAGGGAGGCACCTTGGCAGAATTACGGAAAAGTCTCCAATAAAGGAATCGATGCCAGCTTGCAGGCCCGGGAGTATTTTGGAGAAGTTAGGGTAGGCATCCGTGCGAATTTCACCTTTGCCAAAAACAAGATACTCGAATACGATGAAGTGGAGCAGCCTCATCCCTGGATGAACATTACCGGAACCAGTTTGAGAACAAACAGACTGCCTATTGCCGAGCGGCTATATACCGAAGATGACTTTGATGTGACGATGGAAGGCGGCGAGGCTGTTTATACCTTAAAAGAAGGACTGGCCACATCAGCATGGAGCTCCAATTTGATGCCAGGGGATATCAAATTCATGGATTTAAACGGTGACGGGAGATTTGACAACCTTGACAAGAAACGCGGAAGTGGCTACCCTGAAGTGCCCGAAATCATCTATGGGGCGGGATTCAATGTGGAATATCAGAATTTTTATATCAACGTGTTTGTGCAGGGAGCAGCACGTGCAACTACCATATTGGGTGCAGACAACAATGAAGGCTTTTTCCCATTCACGTGGGGAGTAGATGAGTCCAACGTAAGGAAAGAGGCCTTGGACAGGTGGACAGTGGAAAATCCGTCCCAGGATGTCATGTTCCCACGGATGCACCCTTCTGCCTATTGGCATAACAATCAACCGAGTACTTGGTGGCAGAGGAGTGGTGCTTTTGTGAGACTGAAAAATGTGGAGCTTGGTTACCAGTTTAAGAAAAGCCTGCTTAACAAGATCGGGGTGACTACTGGTAGGGTGTACCTCATGGGCAACAATATCTATGTATGGGATGATATAAAGATGTGGGATCCCGAAATAGGCGATCAAAACGCTGGGCTGAACTATCCGGTGCCGAGAGCATTCACCTTTGGACTTGAATTCACACTTTAA